The Gemmatimonadales bacterium genome includes a region encoding these proteins:
- a CDS encoding dihydrofolate reductase family protein: GIAKLFKDIKKYVVSRSGDVDTSWRRSVLLRHIADVKRLREEDGPNLVTQGSTELVHALLANDLVDAMSIFTVPVVLGGGKKLFADGSAPHSYKLTTSRVSRPGLMIAHYERAGEIKIGNTALDSPSDAERARRERMKREG; this comes from the coding sequence GCGGCATCGCCAAGCTGTTCAAGGACATCAAGAAGTACGTGGTTTCGCGCTCGGGCGACGTCGATACCAGTTGGCGGCGCTCGGTGCTGCTGCGACATATCGCCGATGTGAAGCGTTTGCGGGAAGAAGACGGCCCGAACCTAGTCACCCAGGGCAGCACCGAACTTGTGCACGCCCTGCTCGCCAACGACCTGGTTGACGCGATGAGCATCTTCACAGTGCCTGTCGTCCTCGGCGGTGGCAAAAAGCTCTTCGCGGACGGCTCCGCGCCACACAGCTACAAGCTGACCACCTCTCGCGTCTCGCGCCCGGGCCTCATGATCGCGCACTATGAGCGCGCTGGCGAGATCAAGATCGGGAACACCGCGCTCGATTCACCGAGCGACGCTGAACGCGCGCGTCGGGAGCGCATGAAGCGCGAGGGCTAG